AGATACCTATCACATATATAATGAACTATGGAAGTATGGTAAGCTAATTAGAAACTCGGGGGACTAATATCGATAGCATATGATACCTATCATTTACTTAATCGTTTCCGCAATCGTAATTCTGTTACTCACAACTAGACAAAAAAACTATTGGACCGCACCATCTGGCATGACTCTGACTCTTAAACGAGAAGTTTTAGTCTGTTTAATTTGTTTCGGATTGTCATATGCTTCCATTGAATTTCATAAAAAGAAGGAAAGAAATCACACCCAGTTTAGCATTGGGAGTCTGGATCAGAAGTCAATTGATCAGATTAATTACTTGGATAGAAAGTTAGCCGGAACATGGGATCTTGAGGCTAAGAGGAAAGGCAAAGTATTTAAAAATGTTGCAATCTATCTAATACCAGTTTCCTTACTTCTTTTTATTGGAAGCTTAAAAGGAAGATTGATATTATTCTTCATTTTCTCCCAGGGATATGTTTTGACCGAAACGATGACTGGATTAGCAAAAGGATTAATCGATCGGTATCGACCATTTGCCTATTTGTCAAATGATGCTGTCAAATTCTTAAATGACGAATCAAAAGAAGAATTTTTAGAAGACATTGTGGATTACGATATTCTAAACTCATTCTTCTCTGGTGATGCCAGTATTGTTGCTTTCAGCTTTACATTCTTCGCATTTTCTTATAGTAGTTGTTACGGTCAGAGTAAACTAAAACCCTTGATCTGGATCGTTGCAGTCAGTA
This genomic stretch from Cytophagales bacterium harbors:
- a CDS encoding phosphatase PAP2 family protein — protein: MIPIIYLIVSAIVILLLTTRQKNYWTAPSGMTLTLKREVLVCLICFGLSYASIEFHKKKERNHTQFSIGSLDQKSIDQINYLDRKLAGTWDLEAKRKGKVFKNVAIYLIPVSLLLFIGSLKGRLILFFIFSQGYVLTETMTGLAKGLIDRYRPFAYLSNDAVKFLNDESKEEFLEDIVDYDILNSFFSGDASIVAFSFTFFAFSYSSCYGQSKLKPLIWIVAVSSISLGCYYRTISGKHFPTDVLIGALVGAFVAFFILGIHQKLAT